From one Lycium ferocissimum isolate CSIRO_LF1 chromosome 7, AGI_CSIRO_Lferr_CH_V1, whole genome shotgun sequence genomic stretch:
- the LOC132062368 gene encoding extensin-2-like, with product MAILLVSKSVEARHRFHSWRKYSYKSSPESVPMSAPNSNQPPRQLSPSPQPSSLDYYTSSPPSPFGWFSPQPSPVPSRTPNKSPSSPTSSPLSPTPNDFNSPPSPSRWAPSPYYSSWEPSSSYTTSSPQSAPVLTPSYPNQSPPSPIEWFSPRPSPAPSSTYDDKNAPTSPTTSPLSPSPYDNSSPPSPSGWAPSPSRAPYPNDKYSQQPSLSPLPNYYYKSPSPPYIYNSPPPPPYYYMSPPPPSPSPPPPYYYKSPPPPPPSPSPPPPYVYKSPPPPSPSPPPPYYYMSPPPPSPSPPPPYYYMSPSPPSPSPPPPYYYNYPPPPPSY from the exons ATGGCGATACTTTTGGTATCCAAGAGCGTAGAAGCAAGACATAGATTTCATTCATGGAGAAAATATAGTTACAAGTCGTCTCCTGAATCAGTACCAATGTCTGCGCCTAACTCTAACCAGCCACCACGTCAACTATCTCCATCACCACAACCATCATCCTTGGATTATTACACTTCTAGTCCACCATCACCTTTCGGGTGGTTCTCTCCTCAACCCTCCCCAGTGCCTTCTCGTACTCCCAACAAGTCTCCAAGTTCACCAACCTCATCACCACTATCACCGACTCCAAATGATTTTAATTCTCCGCCCTCGCCTTCAAGATGGGCTCCATCCCCATATTACTCTTCATGGGAACCATCTTCTAGTTATACGACATCGTCTCCTCAATCAGCGCCTGTACTTACACCTTCTTACCCTAACCAATCCCCACCATCACCTATAGAATGGTTCTCTCCTCGACCTTCCCCAGCGCCTTCATCCACTTACGATGACAAGAATGCTCCAACTTCACCAACTACATCGCCACTATCACCATCTCCATATGATAATAGTTCACCGCCCTCACCTTCAGGATGGGCTCCATCTCCATCACGGGCACCATATCCTAATGATAAA TATTCACAACAACCTTCTCTATCACCACTTCCAAATTACTATTATAAATCACCATCTCctccatatatttacaactctCCACCACCTCCTCCTTATTATTACATGtccccaccaccaccatcacccTCTCCTCCACCACCATACTACTATAAATCTCCACCTCCACCTCCTCCATCACCATCACCCCCTCCTCCATACGTCTACAAGTCACCACCCCCACCATCGCCATCCCCTCCTCCTCCATATTACTACATGTCACCACCCCCACCATCACCATCCCCTCCTCCTCCATATTATTACATGTCGCCATCCCCACCATCTCCTTCGCCTCCACCTCCTTACTACTACAACTACCCGCCGCCACCTCCATCCTACTAA
- the LOC132062369 gene encoding LRR receptor-like serine/threonine-protein kinase RGI3 has translation MEKANSFRLSFVLQLLYFSESCIATNIRTDQSALLAFKAGINLNSFHPLTQSWSFHASVCDWVGVTSGSRHHRVTALNESNMNILGTIPPQLGNLSFLVSLDVSKNNFRGGFPHDLSRLRRLRVIDLGYNNFSGEIPMWFGFSSDLQMLILDNNRSLPVDIYYRLQRIKSISIISNQLSGDIPAGIIPEMIGNLRNLQQLQLENNQIRGSIPWTISNMSSLWLLNLNTNNSSGVIPREIGNLHKLETLFLQYNKLSGRIPEELFNISTLGGMSLANNDLSGSLPLDSGYWLTNLQLLHLGGNNIGGVIPSSISNSSSLKSLTFIELGNNPLNGVLPDSIGNLSNSLESFYFYQSEIRGQIPLGVGNLSNLNAFSLSSNDLTGSVPKTFCNVHNLQMLMLDNNRLSGTLPECLCILPELGGIDLSYNQISGPIPYCIGNVTSLRYIYLFSNELTNMPMGLWSLKDLVDLDLSNNSLIGSLPPNFGNLNAIILVDLSRNHLSGSIPTTSFWLIMRDYSRVTDK, from the exons ATGGAGAAAGCCAACTCTTTTCGTCTTTCTTTTGTCTTGCAATTACTCTACTTCTCAGAGTCATGCATTGCCACAAACATAAGAACTGATCAATCAGCTCTTTTGGCCTTCAAAGCTGGCATTAATCTTAACTCTTTTCATCCCTTAACTCAAAGCTGGTCTTTTCACGCTTCAGTTTGTGATTGGGTTGGAGTCACTTCCGGCTCTCGCCACCATAGGGTGACTGCATTAAATGAATCCAACATGAACATTCTTGGAACCATTCCGCCACAGTTGGGAAACCTCTCGTTTCTCGTTTCTCTGGATGTGAGCAAAAATAATTTCCGTGGAGGTTTCCCACACGATTTGTCTCGTTTACGTAGATTGAGGGTAATTGATCTCGGATATAATAACTTCAGTGGAGAAATTCCAATGTGGTTTGGTTTCTCTTCTGACCTTCAGATGTTAATACTTGATAACAACA GGAGTCTCCCTGTAGATATATATTATCGTCTTCAAAGAATCAAGAGCatttcaataatttccaacCAGTTGAGTGGTGACATTCCAGCAG GCATAATTCCAGAAATGATTGGTAACTTACGGAACTTGCAGCAATTGCAACTGGAGAACAACCAAATAAGGGGTTCAATACCGTGGACCATATCCAACATGTCATCACTATGGCTGCTTAATCTCAACACCAACAATTCATCAG GTGTTATACCAAGAGAAATTGGGAATCTTCACAAATTGGAGACACTGTTCTTGCAATATAATAAATTAAGTGGTCGTATACCGGAAGAGCTCTTCAACATCTCTACACTGGGAGGGATGTCACTTGCGAACAATGACCTTTCGGGTAGTCTTCCATTAGATTCAGGCTACTGGCTAACAAATCTGCAGCTTTTGCATTTGGGTGGAAACAATATTGGTGGAGTTATACCCAGCTCAATCTCTAATTCTTCAAGTCTAAA ATCTTTGACATTTATAGAATTAGGGAATAATCCTTTGAACGGTGTTCTTCCAGATTCTATTGGCAATCTCTCCAATTCTCTTGAATCGTTTTATTTTTATCAGTCTGAAATTAGGGGTCAGATACCATTAGGAGTTGGGAATTTAAGTAACTTAAACGCTTTTTCCCTAAGCAGCAATGACTTGACTGGATCAGTGCCAAAAACATTCTGCAATGTACACAATCTTCAAATGTTAATGCTTGACAATAATAGGTTGAGTGGAACCTTGCCGGAGTGCCTTTGCATATTGCCAGAGTTGGGAGGGATTGATTTGTCATATAATCAAATTTCAGGTCCGATACCATATTGCATTGGCAATGTTACCTCTTTGAgatatatttatctattttcaAATGAGCTCACTAACATGCCTATGGGTCTATGGAGCCTCAAAGATCTTGTGGACCTTGACTTGTCAAATAATTCGTTAATTGGTTCTTTGCCTCCGAATTTCGGAAATTTGAACGCCATAATATTGGTAGATCTGTCCAGGAATCACCTTTCAGGAAGTATTCCAACCACATCTTTTTGGCTTATAATGAGAGACTATTCCCGAGTCACTGACAAATAA
- the LOC132062370 gene encoding probable LRR receptor-like serine/threonine-protein kinase At3g47570 has translation MTLAIKLCLIRPMQLAKEWRFWLCLQGHVCKRDDFGNKVFNLQIEGAFKSFDTECEALRNLQVISSCSNMDFKALLLEYMPNGSLEKWLHSDDYFLDIIQRLDIMIDVASALEYLHHGYATIVVHSDLKPSNVLLNEQLVGHVSDFGLAKLLGEGESVSYTKTLATMGYIAPEYGSVGLVSRRCDVYSYGIMVMETFTRKKPHDEMFQENLNIRSWVCTSLPATPEDIIDATLLKPEETDFKKKLHCASAVLDLALNCTTESPNERLNMKDVLKNIKNIKLEFLCK, from the exons ATGACTTTGGCAATCAAATTGTGCTTAATTCGACCAATGCAACTTGCTAAGGAGTGGAGGTTTTGGCTCTGTTTACAAGGGCATGTTTGCAAACGGGATGACTTTGGCAACAAAGTGTTTAATTTGCAGATTGAAGGTGCATTCAAGAGTTTTGATACTGAATGTGAAGCTCTTCGCAACCTTCAAGTTATCAGCAGTTGTTCTAACATGGATTTTAAAGCATTACTTTTAGAGTACATGCCCAATGGAAGCTTGGAGAAATGGTTACATTCTGATGATTACTTCTTGGATATCATCCAAAGATTAGACATAATGATTGATGTTGCATCTGCCTTGGAGTATCTCCATCATGGTTATGCAACAATTGTTGTACATAGTGACTTGAAGCCTAGTAATGTCTTGCTAAACGAACAGTTGGTTGGACATGTGAGTGACTTTGGCCTGGCCAAGTTATTGGGAGAAGGGGAATCAGTTTCTTATACTAAAACGCTTGCCACAATGGGCTACATTGCACCTG AATATGGCTCAGTAGGATTAGTTTCTAGAAGATGTGATGTGTACAGCTATGGCATTATGGTCATGGAAACTTTCACAAGAAAAAAGCCACATGATGAAAtgtttcaagaaaacttgaacATAAGGAGTTGGGTCTGCACTTCACTACCTGCAACACCAGAGGATATTATTGATGCTACCTTATTGAAACCAGAAGAAACtgattttaagaaaaagttgcATTGTGCGTCCGCTGTTTTGGACTTGGCATTGAATTGCACAACTGAATCACCTAATGAAAGGCTGAATATGAAAGATGTCctgaaaaatatcaagaacatCAAGCTGGAATTTCTTTGTAAATGA